One genomic region from Paroceanicella profunda encodes:
- the rpoB gene encoding DNA-directed RNA polymerase subunit beta — MAQTYSGRKRIRKFYGKIAEVAKMPNLIEVQKSSYDLFLKSGDAATPTDGDGIQGVFQSVFPIKDFNETAVLEFVRYELEHPKYDVEECQQRDMTYSAPLKVTLRLIVFEVDPDTGARSVKDIKEQDVYMGDMPLMTSNGTFVVNGTERVIVSQMHRSPGVFFDHDRGKTHSSGKLLFASRVIPYRGSWLDFEFDAKDIVFARIDRRRKLPVTTLLYALGLDQEGICDAFYKTMTFRRERSGWAAPFFPERIRGSKPAHDIIDAASGEVIAEAGKKVTPRTVKQLIDEGKVTEILVPYEGILGRHMAKDLVNPETGFIYAEAGDEITDKLLQELIDAGYDEVPTLDIDHVNVGAYIRNTMAADKNYNRESALIDIYRVMRPGEPPTVEAADAMFSTLFFDPERYDLSAVGRVKMNMRLDLDAPDTTRVLRNEDIIAVIRALVDLRDGRGEIDDIDHLGNRRVRSVGELMENQYRVGLLRMERAIKERMSSVEIDTIMPQDLINSKPAAAAVREFFGSSQLSQFMDQTNPLSEVTHKRRLSALGPGGLTRERAGFEVRDVHPTHYGRMCPIETPEGPNIGLINSLASFARVNKYGFIETPYRKVDNGQVTDEVIYMSATEEMKYTIAQANAQLDENGRFINDMASTRKGGEFQLAPIDHIDYIDVSPKQLVSVAASLIPFLENDDANRALMGSNMQRQAVPLLRAEAPFVGTGIEEVVARDSGAAITARRGGVIDQVDATRIVVRVTDEMAEPGDPGVDIYRLRKFQRSNQNTCINQRPLVKVGDTVRAGDVVADGPSTDLGELALGKNVLVAFMPWNGYNYEDSILISERIVKDDVFTSIHIEEFEIAARDTKLGPEEITRDIPNVGEEALRNLDEAGIIYIGAEVGPGDILVGKITPKGESPMTPEEKLLRAIFGEKAADVRDTSMRMSPGDYGTVVEVRVFNRHGVDKDERALQIEREEIERLTRDRADELAILERNIYARLKDLILGKPAVKGPKGVKSGSEITENLLGELSRGQWWQLVIGDEAEQAKIEALNKQFDAQKKVLDRRFEDKVEKVRRGDDLPPGVMKMVKVFVAVKRKLQPGDKMAGRHGNKGVISRVVPEEDMPFLADGTPVDFVLNPLGVPSRMNVGQILETHMGWAARGLGLTVQTALDEYRSKGDMTPVKDALKFVYGDETYNDATADMTDAELLEAAGNVTRGVPIATPVFDGAKEADVNEALTKAGFETSGQSTLYDGRSGETFARKVTVGMKYLLKLHHLVDDKIHARSTGPYSLVTQQPLGGKAQFGGQRFGEMEVWALEAYGAAYTLQEMLTVKSDDVAGRTKVYEAIVKGEENFEAGVPESFNVLVKEIRSLGLNVELLDSGTE; from the coding sequence ATGGCTCAGACGTATTCCGGCCGCAAGCGCATTCGGAAATTCTACGGCAAGATCGCGGAAGTCGCGAAAATGCCCAATCTCATCGAGGTCCAGAAAAGCTCCTACGACCTCTTCCTGAAATCCGGCGATGCAGCCACCCCGACCGACGGGGACGGTATCCAGGGCGTCTTCCAGTCGGTTTTCCCGATCAAGGATTTCAACGAGACCGCGGTTCTCGAGTTCGTCCGCTACGAGCTTGAGCATCCGAAGTATGACGTCGAGGAATGTCAGCAGCGTGACATGACCTACAGCGCGCCGCTGAAGGTCACCCTGCGCCTGATCGTCTTCGAGGTGGACCCCGATACCGGCGCCCGCTCCGTGAAGGACATCAAGGAACAGGACGTCTACATGGGCGACATGCCCCTGATGACCTCCAACGGCACCTTTGTCGTGAACGGCACCGAGCGCGTGATCGTGTCGCAGATGCATCGCTCTCCCGGCGTGTTCTTCGACCATGACCGCGGCAAGACCCACTCCTCCGGCAAGCTGCTCTTCGCCTCCCGCGTGATCCCCTACCGCGGGTCCTGGCTGGATTTCGAGTTCGACGCCAAGGACATCGTCTTCGCCCGCATCGACCGGCGCCGGAAGCTTCCGGTGACGACGCTTCTCTATGCCCTGGGTCTCGACCAGGAGGGCATCTGCGACGCGTTCTACAAGACCATGACCTTCCGTCGCGAGCGTTCCGGCTGGGCGGCGCCCTTCTTCCCCGAGCGCATCCGCGGCTCCAAGCCCGCGCATGACATCATCGACGCCGCCTCCGGCGAGGTGATCGCCGAGGCCGGCAAGAAGGTGACCCCGCGCACCGTCAAGCAGCTCATCGACGAAGGCAAGGTGACCGAGATCCTCGTGCCCTACGAGGGCATCCTGGGCCGCCACATGGCCAAGGACCTGGTGAACCCCGAGACCGGCTTCATCTATGCCGAGGCCGGTGACGAGATCACCGACAAGCTTCTCCAGGAGCTGATCGACGCCGGCTACGACGAAGTGCCGACGCTGGACATCGACCATGTGAACGTGGGTGCCTACATCCGCAACACCATGGCCGCGGACAAGAACTACAACCGCGAGAGCGCGCTCATCGACATCTACCGGGTGATGCGCCCGGGCGAGCCGCCCACCGTGGAAGCCGCGGACGCGATGTTCTCGACCCTGTTCTTCGACCCCGAGCGCTACGATCTCTCGGCCGTCGGCCGGGTGAAGATGAACATGCGTCTCGACCTCGACGCGCCGGACACCACCCGTGTGCTGCGCAACGAGGACATCATCGCCGTGATCCGCGCGCTGGTGGACCTGCGCGACGGCCGTGGCGAGATCGACGACATCGACCATCTCGGCAACCGGCGCGTGCGCTCGGTCGGCGAGCTGATGGAGAACCAGTACCGCGTCGGCCTGCTGCGCATGGAGCGCGCGATCAAGGAGCGGATGTCCTCCGTCGAGATCGACACGATCATGCCGCAGGACCTGATCAACTCGAAGCCGGCCGCCGCGGCCGTGCGCGAGTTCTTCGGTTCCTCGCAGCTCAGCCAGTTCATGGACCAGACCAACCCGCTCTCCGAGGTCACGCACAAGCGGCGTCTCTCGGCGCTCGGGCCCGGCGGCCTGACCCGTGAGCGTGCCGGCTTCGAGGTGCGCGACGTGCACCCGACCCACTACGGCCGCATGTGCCCGATCGAGACGCCGGAAGGCCCGAACATCGGCCTGATCAACTCGCTCGCGTCCTTCGCCCGCGTGAACAAGTATGGCTTCATCGAGACCCCGTACCGAAAGGTCGACAACGGGCAGGTGACCGATGAGGTCATCTACATGTCCGCGACCGAGGAGATGAAGTACACGATCGCCCAGGCGAATGCCCAGCTGGACGAGAATGGCCGCTTCATCAACGACATGGCCTCCACCCGCAAGGGCGGGGAGTTCCAGCTCGCCCCGATCGACCACATCGACTACATCGACGTGTCGCCGAAGCAGCTCGTGTCCGTCGCGGCCTCGCTGATCCCGTTCCTGGAGAACGACGACGCCAACCGCGCCCTGATGGGTTCGAACATGCAGCGCCAGGCGGTTCCGCTGCTGCGCGCCGAGGCGCCCTTCGTGGGCACCGGCATCGAGGAAGTGGTTGCGCGCGATTCCGGTGCGGCCATCACCGCGCGGCGCGGCGGCGTGATCGATCAGGTCGACGCCACCCGTATCGTCGTGCGCGTGACGGACGAGATGGCGGAGCCGGGCGATCCGGGTGTGGACATCTACCGTCTGCGCAAGTTCCAGCGCTCGAACCAGAACACCTGCATCAACCAGCGCCCGCTGGTGAAGGTGGGTGACACGGTGCGTGCCGGCGACGTGGTGGCCGACGGCCCGTCCACCGACCTCGGCGAGCTGGCTCTCGGCAAGAACGTGCTCGTCGCGTTCATGCCGTGGAACGGCTACAACTACGAGGACTCCATCCTCATCTCCGAGCGCATCGTGAAGGACGACGTGTTCACCTCGATCCACATCGAGGAATTCGAGATCGCGGCGCGAGACACCAAGCTCGGGCCCGAGGAGATCACCCGCGACATTCCGAACGTCGGCGAGGAAGCCCTGCGCAACCTCGACGAGGCCGGGATCATCTACATCGGCGCCGAAGTGGGGCCGGGCGACATCCTGGTCGGCAAGATCACCCCGAAGGGCGAAAGCCCGATGACGCCGGAGGAAAAGCTCCTCCGCGCCATCTTCGGCGAGAAGGCGGCGGATGTGCGCGACACTTCCATGCGCATGTCGCCGGGGGATTACGGCACGGTCGTGGAAGTTCGCGTGTTCAACCGTCACGGCGTGGACAAGGACGAGCGTGCGCTGCAGATCGAGCGCGAGGAGATCGAGCGGCTGACCCGTGACCGGGCCGACGAGCTCGCCATCCTCGAGCGCAACATCTACGCGCGTCTGAAGGACCTGATCCTCGGCAAGCCGGCGGTGAAGGGCCCGAAGGGCGTGAAGTCCGGCTCCGAGATCACCGAGAACCTGCTGGGCGAGCTGTCGCGCGGCCAGTGGTGGCAGCTGGTGATCGGCGACGAGGCCGAGCAGGCGAAGATCGAGGCGCTCAACAAGCAGTTCGACGCGCAGAAGAAGGTGCTCGACCGCCGCTTCGAGGACAAGGTGGAGAAGGTGCGCCGCGGCGACGATCTCCCCCCCGGCGTGATGAAGATGGTCAAGGTGTTCGTCGCGGTGAAGCGCAAGCTGCAGCCCGGTGACAAGATGGCCGGTCGTCACGGCAACAAGGGCGTCATCTCCCGCGTGGTGCCGGAGGAGGACATGCCGTTCCTCGCCGACGGCACCCCGGTGGACTTCGTGCTCAACCCGCTCGGCGTGCCGAGCCGGATGAACGTGGGGCAGATCCTGGAGACGCACATGGGCTGGGCCGCGCGCGGCCTCGGGCTCACGGTGCAGACCGCGCTCGACGAGTACCGGTCCAAGGGCGACATGACCCCGGTCAAGGACGCGCTGAAGTTCGTCTACGGTGACGAGACCTACAACGACGCGACCGCCGACATGACCGATGCCGAGCTGCTCGAGGCTGCGGGCAACGTGACCCGCGGTGTGCCGATCGCCACGCCCGTCTTCGACGGGGCGAAGGAAGCGGATGTGAACGAGGCCCTCACCAAGGCGGGCTTCGAGACCTCCGGCCAGTCGACCCTCTATGACGGTCGCTCGGGCGAGACCTTCGCGCGCAAGGTCACCGTGGGCATGAAGTACCTGCTCAAGCTCCACCACCTCGTGGATGACAAGATCCACGCACGTTCGACCGGGCCCTACAGCCTCGTCACGCAGCAGCCCCTGGGCGGCAAGGCCCAGTTCGGCGGCCAGCGTTTCGGCGAGATGGAGGTCTGGGCGCTCGAAGCCTACGGCGCCGCCTACACCCTGCAGGAAATGCTGACGGTGAAGTCGGACGACGTGGCGGGCCGCACCAAGGTCTACGAGGCGATCGTGAAGGGCGAGGAGAACTTCGAGGCCGGCGTGCCCGAGAGCTTCAACGTCCTCGTGAAGGAGATCCGCTCGCTCGGCCTGAACGTCGAGCTGCTGGATTCCGGTACCGAATGA
- the rplL gene encoding 50S ribosomal protein L7/L12, translated as MADLKKLAEEIVGLTLLEASELKNILKDEYGIEPAAGGAVMMAGPAAETAAVEEKTEFDVILLEAGAQKINVIKEVRAITGLGLKEAKDLVEAGGKAVKEQAPKAEAEEIKAKLEAAGAKVELK; from the coding sequence ATGGCTGATCTGAAGAAACTTGCTGAAGAGATCGTGGGTCTCACCCTTCTCGAAGCTTCCGAGCTGAAAAACATCCTCAAGGACGAGTACGGCATCGAGCCCGCCGCCGGCGGCGCTGTGATGATGGCTGGTCCGGCTGCCGAGACCGCAGCTGTCGAGGAAAAGACCGAGTTCGACGTGATCCTGCTCGAAGCTGGCGCGCAGAAGATCAACGTGATCAAGGAAGTCCGCGCCATCACCGGTCTTGGCCTGAAAGAAGCCAAGGACCTGGTCGAGGCCGGCGGCAAGGCCGTCAAGGAGCAGGCTCCGAAGGCCGAAGCCGAAGAGATCAAGGCGAAGCTGGAAGCAGCCGGCGCCAAGGTCGAACTCAAGTAA
- the rplJ gene encoding 50S ribosomal protein L10: MERAQKESVVEELGQIFADSGVVVVAHYAGLTVAEMQDFRARMREAGGAVRVAKNRLAKIALDGKPSSAMGNLLKGQTVLAYSEDPVAAAKVAKAYAKDNSKYVILGGAMGETVLDPAGVDAVASMPSREELIATIVGMIGAPASNIASAIGAPASNIAGILKTLEEREAA, encoded by the coding sequence GTGGAAAGAGCCCAAAAGGAAAGTGTGGTCGAGGAACTCGGCCAGATCTTTGCGGACTCTGGTGTCGTCGTGGTGGCTCACTACGCCGGTCTCACAGTTGCTGAGATGCAGGATTTCCGTGCCCGCATGCGTGAAGCAGGTGGGGCGGTCCGCGTCGCGAAGAACAGGCTCGCCAAGATCGCCCTTGATGGGAAACCCTCCTCCGCGATGGGTAACCTGCTCAAGGGTCAGACGGTGCTCGCTTATTCCGAGGACCCCGTTGCAGCGGCGAAAGTCGCGAAGGCCTATGCCAAGGACAACAGCAAGTATGTGATCCTTGGCGGCGCAATGGGTGAAACGGTTCTCGACCCCGCAGGGGTCGATGCGGTCGCCAGCATGCCGTCGCGCGAAGAACTCATCGCGACCATCGTCGGCATGATCGGTGCACCCGCAAGCAACATCGCTTCTGCGATTGGCGCGCCTGCTTCGAACATTGCAGGGATCCTCAAGACCCTGGAAGAGCGCGAAGCGGCCTGA
- the rplA gene encoding 50S ribosomal protein L1: MAKHGKRITAARAKFAGKADLALAEAVALIKGAASAKFDETVEISMNLGVDPRHADQMVRGVVNLPNGTGRTVRVAVFARGPKADEATAAGADIVGAEDLMETIQGGTIEFDRCIATPDMMPIVGRLGKILGPRNLMPNPKVGTVTMDVATAVKNAKGGEVQFKVEKAGIIQGSVGKASFDAEKIAENVKAFVSAVNRAKPAGAKGVYMKKISLSSTMGPGVSVAVADAVTE; encoded by the coding sequence ATGGCCAAGCACGGAAAACGCATCACCGCCGCCCGCGCCAAGTTCGCCGGCAAGGCCGATCTCGCGCTCGCCGAGGCCGTGGCCCTCATCAAGGGTGCCGCCTCCGCGAAGTTCGACGAGACGGTCGAGATCTCGATGAACCTCGGCGTGGACCCCCGCCATGCGGACCAGATGGTTCGCGGCGTGGTGAACCTGCCGAACGGCACCGGCCGCACGGTGCGCGTCGCCGTTTTCGCCCGCGGCCCGAAGGCCGATGAGGCCACGGCGGCCGGCGCGGACATCGTGGGCGCCGAGGACCTGATGGAGACCATCCAGGGCGGCACCATCGAGTTCGATCGCTGCATCGCGACCCCGGACATGATGCCGATCGTCGGCCGTCTCGGCAAGATCCTCGGCCCGCGCAACCTGATGCCGAACCCGAAGGTGGGCACGGTGACCATGGATGTCGCGACCGCGGTGAAGAACGCCAAGGGCGGCGAAGTCCAGTTCAAGGTCGAGAAGGCCGGCATCATCCAGGGCTCGGTCGGCAAGGCCAGCTTCGATGCCGAGAAGATCGCCGAGAACGTGAAGGCCTTCGTTTCCGCGGTGAACCGCGCGAAGCCGGCCGGCGCCAAGGGCGTCTACATGAAGAAGATCTCGCTCAGCTCCACCATGGGGCCGGGCGTCTCGGTGGCCGTCGCAGACGCGGTGACCGAGTAA
- the rplK gene encoding 50S ribosomal protein L11 produces the protein MAKKVIGSLKLQVKAGKANPSPPIGPALGQRGINIMEFCKAFNAKTAEMEPGMPVPCIITYYQDKSFTFVTKTPPASYYLKKAAKLDGGSKTPGRATAGSVSAKQVREIAEAKMADLNANDVEGAMQIILGSARSMGIEVKG, from the coding sequence ATGGCCAAGAAAGTCATTGGCTCCCTGAAGCTTCAGGTGAAAGCCGGCAAGGCGAACCCGTCGCCCCCGATCGGTCCGGCGCTGGGTCAGCGCGGGATCAACATCATGGAATTCTGCAAGGCCTTCAATGCGAAGACCGCAGAGATGGAGCCGGGCATGCCCGTGCCCTGCATCATCACCTACTATCAGGACAAGTCTTTCACTTTCGTGACGAAGACTCCGCCTGCCTCCTACTACCTGAAGAAGGCCGCGAAGCTGGACGGCGGGTCGAAGACCCCCGGCCGTGCGACGGCCGGTTCGGTGTCGGCGAAGCAGGTGCGCGAGATCGCCGAGGCGAAGATGGCCGACCTGAACGCCAATGACGTCGAAGGTGCGATGCAGATCATCCTGGGCTCTGCCCGGTCGATGGGTATCGAGGTGAAGGGTTAA
- the nusG gene encoding transcription termination/antitermination protein NusG, translating into MAKRWYSVHVLSNFEKKVAESIKEGAEQKGLSELIEDVLVPTEEVVEVRRGKKVQTERRFMPGYVLVKMQLTDETYHLIANTNRVTGFLGPQGKPTPLRDAEVARLLNQVEEGIERPRPAITFEIGEQVTVVDGPFESFAGMVEEVDDVNARLKVTVSIFGRATPVELEYGQVQKAS; encoded by the coding sequence ATGGCCAAGCGCTGGTACTCGGTACATGTTCTTTCGAATTTCGAGAAGAAGGTGGCCGAGTCGATCAAGGAAGGGGCCGAGCAGAAAGGCCTGTCCGAGCTGATCGAGGACGTGCTCGTTCCGACCGAAGAGGTCGTTGAGGTTCGTCGTGGCAAGAAGGTGCAGACCGAGCGGCGTTTCATGCCCGGGTATGTGCTGGTGAAGATGCAGCTGACGGATGAGACCTATCACCTCATCGCCAATACCAACCGCGTGACCGGGTTCCTCGGTCCGCAGGGCAAGCCGACCCCGCTGCGCGACGCAGAGGTGGCCCGCCTGCTCAACCAGGTCGAGGAAGGGATCGAGCGGCCGCGTCCGGCCATCACCTTCGAGATCGGTGAGCAGGTGACCGTGGTCGACGGCCCGTTCGAGAGCTTCGCCGGCATGGTCGAGGAGGTGGATGACGTGAACGCCCGCCTCAAGGTGACCGTGTCGATCTTCGGCCGGGCCACCCCGGTCGAACTGGAATACGGCCAGGTGCAGAAAGCATCCTGA
- the secE gene encoding preprotein translocase subunit SecE, protein MARSNPFQFMQQVRAEAAKVVWPSRRETVTTTIIVFIMATIMAIFFFAVDQVIQLGLEGLLTVAS, encoded by the coding sequence ATGGCGCGCAGCAACCCATTCCAGTTCATGCAGCAGGTCCGGGCCGAGGCCGCCAAGGTGGTGTGGCCCTCGCGGCGCGAGACGGTGACGACCACGATCATCGTCTTCATCATGGCCACCATCATGGCCATCTTCTTCTTTGCGGTTGATCAGGTCATCCAGCTCGGACTCGAAGGTCTGCTGACCGTCGCCTCTTGA
- the tuf gene encoding elongation factor Tu, which yields MAKAKFERNKPHVNIGTIGHVDHGKTSLTAAITKFFGDFKAYDQIDAAPEEKARGITISTAHVEYETAARHYAHVDCPGHADYVKNMITGAAQMDGAILVVNAADGPMPQTREHILLARQVGVPALVVFLNKVDQVDDEELLELVEMEVRELLSSYDFPGDDIPIIAGSALAALEERNPEIGENKVRELMAAVDEYIPTPDRPIDQPFLMPIEDVFSISGRGTVVTGRVERGVVTVGEEIEIVGIRDTRKTICTGVEMFRKLLDRGEAGDNIGALLRGVDREGVERGQVLCKPGSVKPHTKFEAEAYILTKEEGGRHTPFFTNYRPQFYFRTTDVTGNVELPSGTEMVMPGDNLKFTVTLINPIAMEEKLRFAIREGGRTVGAGVVSKIIE from the coding sequence ATGGCAAAGGCTAAATTCGAGCGGAACAAACCGCATGTGAACATCGGGACGATCGGTCACGTTGACCACGGCAAGACGTCCCTGACCGCGGCGATCACGAAGTTCTTCGGTGACTTCAAGGCGTATGACCAGATCGACGCCGCGCCGGAAGAGAAGGCGCGTGGCATCACGATCTCGACCGCGCATGTGGAATACGAGACCGCGGCGCGCCACTACGCGCATGTGGACTGCCCGGGCCACGCCGACTACGTGAAGAACATGATCACGGGTGCGGCGCAGATGGACGGCGCGATCCTGGTTGTGAACGCGGCTGACGGCCCGATGCCGCAGACCCGCGAGCACATCCTTCTGGCGCGCCAGGTCGGCGTTCCGGCGCTGGTGGTGTTCCTCAACAAGGTCGACCAGGTCGACGACGAGGAGCTGCTGGAGCTGGTGGAGATGGAAGTGCGCGAGCTGCTTTCCTCCTACGACTTCCCGGGCGACGACATTCCGATCATCGCGGGTTCGGCCCTGGCCGCGCTCGAGGAGCGGAACCCGGAAATCGGCGAGAACAAGGTGCGCGAGCTGATGGCGGCCGTGGATGAGTACATCCCGACCCCGGACCGCCCGATCGACCAGCCGTTCCTGATGCCGATCGAGGACGTGTTCTCGATCTCCGGCCGCGGCACGGTCGTGACCGGCCGTGTGGAGCGCGGTGTGGTGACGGTTGGCGAGGAAATCGAGATCGTCGGCATCCGCGACACCCGCAAGACCATCTGCACCGGCGTGGAAATGTTCCGCAAGCTGCTGGACCGCGGAGAGGCGGGCGACAACATCGGCGCGCTGCTGCGCGGTGTCGACCGTGAGGGCGTGGAGCGCGGGCAGGTGCTGTGCAAGCCGGGTTCGGTGAAGCCGCACACCAAGTTCGAGGCCGAGGCCTACATCCTGACCAAGGAGGAGGGTGGCCGTCACACGCCGTTCTTCACCAACTACCGCCCGCAGTTCTACTTCCGGACCACGGACGTGACCGGCAACGTCGAGCTGCCCTCGGGCACCGAGATGGTGATGCCGGGCGACAACCTGAAGTTCACCGTGACCCTGATCAACCCGATCGCGATGGAAGAGAAGCTCCGCTTCGCCATCCGTGAAGGCGGCCGCACCGTCGGCGCAGGCGTGGTCTCCAAGATCATCGAGTGA
- a CDS encoding enoyl-CoA hydratase-related protein: MQSPDTHVEISREGGVQTIRLTRPEKKNAVTEQMYGAIADALTTGDADPGVGAHLFCGSAGVFSAGQDLSAFLEPGSGVPPQLDRFLDAQVLARKPMVAAVDGLAIGIGTTLLLQCDMVFCSPGAVFRTPFTDLGGVPENASSLIAPQIMGPLWAFELLCLGETFDAERALAARLVNAVLPVEELEPHARAVAARLAAKPPRALEAARALVRGSVEERLAVSRRERQLFFERIRSEEARAALAAAFGSPRRN; encoded by the coding sequence ATGCAGAGCCCGGACACACATGTCGAGATCAGTCGTGAGGGCGGGGTTCAGACCATCCGCCTCACCCGGCCTGAGAAGAAGAACGCGGTGACCGAGCAGATGTACGGCGCCATCGCCGACGCGCTCACCACCGGTGACGCGGACCCGGGCGTGGGCGCCCACCTGTTCTGCGGCAGCGCGGGGGTGTTCAGCGCCGGACAGGACCTTTCCGCCTTCCTGGAACCCGGCAGTGGCGTGCCGCCGCAGCTGGACCGCTTCCTCGACGCGCAGGTGCTGGCCCGCAAGCCCATGGTCGCGGCGGTGGACGGGCTGGCCATCGGCATCGGCACCACGCTGCTCCTGCAGTGCGACATGGTATTCTGCAGCCCCGGCGCGGTGTTCCGAACCCCGTTCACTGATCTCGGCGGCGTGCCGGAGAACGCCTCGTCGCTGATCGCCCCGCAGATCATGGGGCCGCTCTGGGCCTTCGAACTGCTGTGCCTGGGGGAGACCTTCGACGCGGAGCGCGCCCTTGCCGCCCGGCTGGTGAACGCGGTGCTTCCCGTGGAGGAGCTGGAGCCGCACGCCCGCGCCGTGGCGGCACGGCTGGCGGCCAAGCCGCCGCGCGCGCTGGAGGCGGCCCGGGCGCTGGTGCGCGGATCGGTGGAGGAGCGGCTCGCCGTCAGCCGGCGCGAGCGGCAGCTGTTCTTCGAGCGCATCCGCTCGGAGGAGGCCCGCGCCGCGCTGGCCGCCGCCTTCGGCTCACCGCGCCGGAACTGA
- a CDS encoding DMT family transporter, giving the protein MKNGIWFILAAMSLTPALDGVAKEMSLTYAPIFICFTRYLSAGLVSLAAARLRGERLRVERAGLGGQLLSAALMMGAMTSFIMALSMVPMAEAVGGFLIAPIVSTALSVIFLGERLTRTRVIGSLLSILGAVIIMDPGMGLEQGTLLALAGGAMLGGFYTVSRAHRAASGTFAPLALQSLMGAAMIAPLALAEGVPAIDATYLCWAALLGVLSAMCHLLTILAFRLSEATVLAPFTYFNVIAAVAVGIVFFGEIPGEATLSGLVALVAGGLITAAGPGQVSALLARLDVLRPTPVSVRVRVPVSVPAR; this is encoded by the coding sequence ATGAAGAATGGTATCTGGTTCATTCTAGCCGCTATGTCGCTCACTCCGGCGCTCGACGGTGTCGCGAAGGAAATGTCCCTCACCTACGCGCCGATCTTCATCTGCTTCACCCGCTACCTGTCCGCCGGGCTTGTCTCGCTCGCCGCGGCGCGCCTGCGCGGCGAGAGGCTGCGCGTCGAGCGTGCCGGGCTCGGCGGCCAGCTGCTCAGCGCCGCGCTGATGATGGGCGCGATGACCAGCTTCATCATGGCCCTCTCGATGGTGCCGATGGCCGAGGCCGTGGGCGGGTTCCTCATCGCCCCGATCGTCTCCACCGCGCTGTCGGTGATCTTCCTGGGCGAGCGGCTCACCCGGACCCGGGTGATCGGCTCGCTGCTCAGCATCCTGGGTGCCGTGATCATCATGGACCCGGGGATGGGGCTGGAGCAGGGCACGCTGCTGGCGCTGGCGGGGGGCGCGATGCTCGGCGGGTTCTACACCGTGTCGCGCGCCCACCGCGCGGCCTCCGGCACCTTCGCCCCGCTGGCGCTGCAGAGCCTGATGGGCGCGGCGATGATCGCGCCGCTGGCCCTCGCCGAAGGCGTGCCCGCCATCGATGCCACCTACCTGTGCTGGGCGGCACTCCTGGGCGTGCTCTCCGCCATGTGCCACCTGCTCACCATTCTCGCCTTCCGGCTGAGCGAGGCCACGGTGCTGGCGCCCTTCACCTATTTCAACGTGATCGCGGCCGTGGCCGTCGGGATCGTGTTCTTCGGCGAGATCCCCGGCGAGGCGACGCTGAGCGGCCTCGTGGCGCTGGTGGCCGGCGGGCTGATCACCGCCGCCGGGCCGGGCCAGGTCTCCGCGCTGCTCGCGCGGCTGGACGTGCTGCGCCCGACGCCGGTCAGCGTGCGCGTGCGGGTGCCGGTCTCAGTTCCGGCGCGGTGA
- a CDS encoding tRNA1(Val) (adenine(37)-N6)-methyltransferase → MTEALTRDAFLDGRLMLWQPRDGYRAATDPVLLAAAVPAVAGARVLDLGCGVGAAGLCLATRVPGLEVHGLELQPLYADLARRNAAEAGLELTLHDGDLADPPASLRTLSFDHVISNPPYFAPGSPAASDPGRDRANRESATPLALWVDAALRRLRPGGRLTFIQRAERLPEILGALGTRAGHACVLPVTAREGRAAGRVIVTARKGGRGPFRLLAPLVMHDGARHLRDGADFSAAALAVLRDAAPLDLPESDAARR, encoded by the coding sequence ATGACGGAAGCGCTCACGCGCGATGCCTTCCTCGATGGCCGCCTGATGCTCTGGCAGCCGCGCGACGGGTATCGCGCCGCGACCGACCCGGTGCTGCTGGCCGCGGCCGTGCCCGCGGTGGCCGGCGCCCGGGTGCTGGACCTGGGCTGCGGCGTGGGGGCGGCGGGGCTGTGCCTTGCCACCCGGGTGCCGGGGCTGGAGGTGCACGGGCTGGAGCTTCAGCCCCTCTATGCCGACCTCGCCCGGCGCAACGCGGCCGAGGCCGGGCTGGAACTCACGCTGCATGACGGCGACCTCGCGGACCCGCCGGCCTCGCTGCGCACGCTGAGCTTCGATCACGTGATCTCGAACCCGCCCTATTTCGCCCCCGGCAGCCCGGCGGCCTCCGACCCGGGCCGCGACCGGGCCAACCGCGAGAGCGCCACGCCGCTGGCGCTCTGGGTCGATGCCGCGCTGCGCCGGCTGCGCCCGGGCGGGAGGCTCACCTTCATCCAGCGCGCCGAGCGGCTGCCCGAGATCCTCGGCGCCCTCGGCACCCGCGCCGGCCACGCCTGCGTGCTGCCGGTGACCGCGCGCGAGGGGCGGGCGGCGGGCCGTGTCATCGTGACGGCGCGCAAGGGCGGGCGGGGCCCGTTCCGGCTGCTCGCGCCCCTCGTGATGCATGACGGCGCCCGGCACCTGCGCGACGGCGCGGATTTCTCCGCCGCAGCCCTCGCGGTGCTGCGCGATGCCGCCCCGCTCGATCTCCCGGAGAGTGACGCCGCAAGGCGCTGA